One stretch of Paenibacillus sp. AN1007 DNA includes these proteins:
- a CDS encoding TetR/AcrR family transcriptional regulator, producing MARNKYPEQTLDQILTVSAQMFTQKGYEKTSIQDIINELGMSKGAVYHHFKSKEDILSAVMEKELGRAEEMFMELIQNTYAPNAKQKLISILENIVVDPGIQSNSMDQVLSTQIKNPQFVLGGIQKGVLKDARMIAELMEQGIEDGSISAAYPLECAEIFMLLVNIWVNPLLFGRDQAQTTERLRFLQHMMRLLGADIVSDELIQRIINRHASTGSYVDN from the coding sequence ATGGCTAGGAACAAATATCCCGAGCAGACACTGGATCAGATATTAACCGTTTCAGCACAGATGTTTACCCAAAAGGGATACGAGAAGACCAGCATTCAGGACATTATCAATGAGTTAGGCATGTCTAAGGGTGCAGTATATCATCACTTCAAGTCTAAAGAGGATATTCTCAGTGCAGTCATGGAGAAGGAGCTTGGGCGGGCTGAAGAGATGTTTATGGAATTGATTCAAAATACATACGCTCCAAATGCAAAGCAGAAACTCATCAGCATATTGGAAAATATTGTTGTTGATCCTGGTATTCAATCGAACTCGATGGATCAGGTTCTGAGCACTCAGATCAAGAATCCGCAGTTTGTTCTTGGTGGAATCCAAAAAGGAGTTCTGAAGGATGCTCGCATGATTGCTGAACTGATGGAGCAGGGCATTGAGGACGGATCTATTTCCGCTGCATATCCGCTGGAGTGTGCTGAAATTTTCATGCTGCTCGTCAATATCTGGGTTAATCCACTTCTCTTTGGACGTGATCAGGCACAGACAACGGAAAGACTCCGGTTTTTGCAGCATATGATGCGTCTCCTAGGGGCAGATATCGTAAGTGATGAGCTTATTCAACGTATTATCAATAGGCACGCCAGTACAGGAAGTTACGTGGATAATTAA
- a CDS encoding ABC transporter ATP-binding protein: MEEQMLESNEPKVGKKGFKDFVKLIASTNPPKLILILALILTLIQTTAGLIVPLMTKGLIDGLTASALNKSVIWLLLGAFVIQAIASGISIYMLNYAGQRVVATLRTKLWNKVLSLRMPYFDRNRTGDTMSRITNDTSQIMTLIADYLVSFVSNIVAVVGGVALLFYLDWVMSLIILSLVPLTMLILLPVGRKMYKISKRQQDEMAGLTSVLSQVISEIRLVKAYGTEKQEAEAGDSRIRKMFAFGLQEARILALIGPLFSFVMTAVLVVILGVGGMRVASGLLSPGELVAFILLLFQVIMPMGQFTTLYSRLQKVVGATERIQSILAEEEEPDHSTKPAPQGNETIAFHNVHFSYVTGEEVLHGINLTVPTRKVTAIVGPSGSGKSTLFSLMEQFYLPDSGHISYGGQDIAEYSLSSWRNKIGYVSQESPLMAGTIKDNITYGLNREVTMDEIRKAAEMAYSADFINKLPQGYDTEVGERGIKLSGGQRQRIAIARALLRSPDILMLDEATSSLDSTSEHEVQQALSNLMEGRTTIVIAHRLSTVVDSDQIVVLEHGHVTGTGTHTELISTHPVYRELAQKQFVAQDGEDVSVTHHNIQDES; the protein is encoded by the coding sequence ATGGAAGAACAGATGTTAGAGTCTAATGAGCCAAAAGTAGGGAAAAAGGGGTTTAAGGATTTTGTTAAACTGATTGCCTCCACGAACCCGCCAAAACTGATCCTGATCCTGGCTCTCATTCTGACGTTGATTCAAACGACGGCAGGGTTGATTGTGCCTTTGATGACCAAAGGTTTGATTGACGGGCTGACCGCTTCTGCATTGAACAAATCTGTTATTTGGCTGCTGCTTGGTGCTTTTGTTATTCAAGCGATCGCTTCCGGTATCAGCATCTATATGCTGAATTATGCGGGACAGCGTGTCGTGGCGACCCTTCGCACGAAGCTGTGGAATAAAGTGTTATCCCTGCGCATGCCTTATTTTGACCGTAATCGCACAGGGGATACGATGAGCCGGATCACCAATGATACAAGCCAGATTATGACGCTGATTGCAGATTATCTCGTATCATTTGTCTCTAACATTGTGGCGGTGGTTGGCGGTGTAGCACTGCTCTTTTATCTGGACTGGGTGATGTCACTCATCATTCTGAGCTTGGTACCGCTGACGATGCTGATTCTGCTGCCAGTGGGCAGAAAAATGTACAAAATCTCCAAGAGGCAGCAGGACGAAATGGCCGGGCTTACATCTGTGCTTAGTCAGGTGATCAGTGAAATTCGTCTGGTTAAAGCATATGGAACCGAAAAGCAGGAAGCGGAGGCGGGCGATTCACGCATTCGTAAAATGTTTGCTTTTGGATTACAGGAAGCGCGTATTCTCGCGTTGATCGGACCGTTATTTTCCTTTGTTATGACGGCTGTATTGGTTGTAATTCTTGGTGTCGGAGGTATGCGCGTTGCTTCCGGTCTATTATCACCGGGGGAGTTGGTTGCGTTCATTCTGCTGCTGTTCCAGGTCATTATGCCGATGGGGCAGTTTACAACTCTGTATTCACGTTTGCAAAAAGTAGTCGGTGCCACCGAGCGCATTCAATCGATACTGGCAGAAGAGGAAGAACCCGATCACAGCACGAAGCCGGCTCCACAAGGGAATGAGACGATTGCATTTCACAATGTACATTTCTCTTATGTCACAGGGGAAGAGGTTCTTCACGGGATCAATTTAACGGTTCCTACGCGCAAAGTGACGGCTATTGTTGGTCCAAGCGGCAGCGGCAAATCCACGCTGTTCTCGCTGATGGAACAATTTTATCTTCCCGATTCGGGTCACATTTCGTATGGAGGGCAGGACATAGCGGAGTATTCGCTGTCCTCATGGCGTAACAAGATCGGTTATGTATCACAGGAAAGTCCGTTGATGGCCGGTACGATTAAAGATAACATTACTTATGGTTTAAATCGGGAAGTGACAATGGATGAAATCAGGAAAGCTGCTGAAATGGCATATTCCGCTGATTTCATTAACAAGCTGCCGCAAGGCTATGACACGGAAGTAGGTGAGCGAGGCATCAAGCTATCCGGCGGACAGCGCCAGCGAATCGCCATCGCTCGTGCACTGCTGCGCAGCCCTGACATTCTGATGCTGGATGAAGCAACCTCTAGTCTGGACAGTACCTCGGAACACGAAGTACAGCAGGCGTTGTCCAACCTGATGGAAGGCAGAACGACCATTGTTATTGCACATCGATTATCGACGGTTGTGGATTCTGACCAAATTGTTGTGCTGGAGCATGGGCATGTTACCGGAACGGGGACTCACACCGAGCTGATCAGCACTCATCCGGTATACCGCGAGCTGGCGCAAAAGCAGTTCGTTGCACAGGACGGAGAAGACGTCTCGGTCACTCATCATAACATACAAGACGAATCATAA
- a CDS encoding DUF4097 family beta strand repeat-containing protein — protein sequence MLKHSELSLCKTLDVDQPINDIDLDWLSGGIRLLPSTDEMIHVMQYANKHYSERKLMQTGINGDRLCITDGRKRRGFIGLNIGRTLLELHIPRRVLTSLQVKSTGGQMEIHEILASRCQCKIISGSIVMSGKMEELEVYAAASQIVGRHLKADTLMLHSNSSKVKISGEFRHVESKTTGRGLYMDCLRIPDYLGSISTGMKAVVSIPDHEGFEVHLQERAGTLKSDFELTPLHGKVGCFSYKNGKKQFQIEIRGGSFHLKQSSGTVHRY from the coding sequence ATGTTAAAGCACAGTGAACTCAGCCTCTGTAAAACGCTTGATGTGGACCAGCCCATAAATGATATTGATTTGGATTGGCTGTCGGGGGGGATCCGATTGCTTCCGAGTACTGATGAGATGATACATGTCATGCAGTATGCCAATAAGCATTATTCAGAGCGTAAGCTTATGCAGACCGGTATTAATGGGGATCGATTATGTATCACTGATGGACGAAAAAGGAGAGGTTTCATCGGATTGAATATCGGTCGGACGCTCTTGGAGCTGCACATCCCTCGGCGTGTCTTAACCTCTCTTCAAGTAAAATCAACAGGCGGACAGATGGAGATACATGAGATTCTGGCCAGCCGCTGTCAATGCAAAATCATTTCTGGCAGCATCGTGATGTCTGGAAAAATGGAGGAACTTGAGGTATATGCAGCGGCTTCACAGATTGTTGGAAGGCATCTAAAGGCAGACACACTTATGCTGCACTCCAATTCATCGAAGGTCAAAATCTCGGGAGAATTCCGGCATGTGGAATCCAAGACCACCGGGAGAGGGCTTTATATGGATTGTCTTCGGATTCCAGATTATCTTGGTTCTATATCGACGGGAATGAAAGCCGTAGTGTCGATCCCGGATCATGAAGGTTTTGAAGTCCATCTTCAGGAGAGAGCCGGCACGTTAAAAAGTGATTTTGAACTGACACCTCTGCATGGGAAGGTGGGATGTTTCTCATACAAAAACGGAAAGAAGCAGTTTCAAATTGAAATTCGTGGGGGAAGTTTTCATCTGAAGCAAAGCAGCGGAACAGTCCATCGATACTGA